One part of the Nitrospiraceae bacterium genome encodes these proteins:
- a CDS encoding SIMPL domain-containing protein (The SIMPL domain is named for its presence in mouse protein SIMPL (signalling molecule that associates with mouse pelle-like kinase). Bacterial member BP26, from Brucella, was shown to assemble into a channel-like structure, while YggE from E. coli has been associated with resistance to oxidative stress.) — MPRMPLIAFVIALLAVPGGVWSADSTTPEIPTLTVVGTGSVTAAPDSAFVTVGMDSAGRSLAEAQRQNSAVIQKVLERLKELKIEKERIQTSAFTVSPQYKSTSRRSADASPAPPEIVGYTVSNTLTVEVREIDKVASVIEESLSAGANHFQGLRWALRDEQQARLNALKIAAGKAREKATALSEAVNVKLGRLVNVTEGTHVVAPMPRVGRAMAAMEGAGGEVPISSGEMRVEATVTLIYEIAR; from the coding sequence ATGCCGCGCATGCCATTGATTGCTTTCGTCATTGCTCTCCTAGCTGTGCCGGGCGGCGTGTGGAGTGCTGACAGCACAACACCGGAGATACCGACTCTGACCGTGGTTGGGACCGGCAGCGTGACGGCTGCTCCTGATTCGGCGTTCGTGACTGTGGGGATGGATTCGGCGGGCAGGTCGCTGGCGGAGGCGCAGCGCCAGAACTCTGCCGTGATCCAAAAAGTCTTGGAGCGTCTCAAAGAGTTGAAGATTGAGAAGGAACGCATCCAAACCTCCGCATTTACCGTGTCACCTCAGTACAAGTCGACATCCCGACGGTCTGCCGACGCTTCCCCAGCGCCGCCGGAGATCGTCGGGTACACCGTCAGTAACACCTTGACGGTCGAAGTGCGCGAAATCGACAAGGTGGCGTCCGTGATCGAAGAATCCTTGTCAGCTGGCGCCAACCACTTTCAAGGATTGCGATGGGCCTTGCGGGATGAACAACAGGCGCGCCTCAACGCGCTGAAGATCGCAGCCGGCAAGGCGCGCGAGAAGGCGACGGCGTTGAGCGAAGCGGTGAATGTGAAACTCGGCCGGCTCGTGAACGTGACGGAAGGCACCCACGTCGTCGCCCCCATGCCTCGTGTCGGCCGAGCCATGGCTGCCATGGAAGGGGCGGGCGGTGAAGTCCCCATCTCATCCGGGGAGATGAGGGTTGAGGCGACGGTCACATTAATTTATGAGATCGCGCGGTAG
- a CDS encoding HD domain-containing protein, whose product MCGIGMQPSDHPSNAPYDGSALIADPIHHYVSFTVPYANPDQHEQTEKDLIDSPWVQRLRYIYQLQSARWVYPSAEHSRFVHSLGTMHVAGRFARHLYPFLKKAAKDVPSANYVEEFLRITALVHDIGHGPFCHFFDDNYLHALHSSHEKLGQIIIREHLGSTIRKIRRSPSGPFAKGEELDPDQIAHVILKEKSKDNSRIPRWLNMLQPVISGSYTADNLDYVLRDSYMCGVAVGPVDLSRLIHYTIITDKGFTIHKTGLPALQMFLNTRMYLYSNVYFHRTTRAIDIHLRDIFGDTMKLLFPHDPRKKMDEYITLTDWSLLEQVRNWKTSRHAAERRLGDEWSRILGRDIKWKMAYSTVLKEKGQERGMDFPSHEHFEKQIRKELSAPLQKTAFRVDMAPLDPRPDPKDRRGNPLYVYDPGTKGVSTDPLEEFLDLLPTRLIQFRIYTLGHEQDAALSRAAATVLNKTPSSLETNF is encoded by the coding sequence ATGTGCGGCATCGGTATGCAGCCATCCGATCATCCATCCAACGCGCCCTATGACGGCTCGGCGCTCATCGCCGATCCGATTCACCACTACGTCTCGTTCACCGTCCCCTACGCCAACCCGGACCAGCATGAACAGACCGAAAAAGATCTGATCGATTCGCCTTGGGTGCAGCGACTCCGCTACATCTATCAACTCCAAAGCGCCCGCTGGGTCTATCCCTCGGCGGAACACAGCCGCTTCGTCCATTCACTCGGCACCATGCACGTGGCGGGCCGGTTCGCCCGCCATCTCTATCCCTTCCTCAAAAAGGCGGCCAAGGACGTCCCCTCCGCCAACTATGTCGAAGAATTCCTCCGCATCACCGCGCTCGTGCACGACATCGGCCACGGCCCCTTTTGTCACTTTTTCGACGACAACTATCTGCACGCGCTGCACTCCAGCCATGAAAAACTCGGGCAGATCATCATCCGCGAGCATCTCGGATCGACCATTCGCAAGATTCGGCGCAGTCCCTCAGGCCCCTTCGCGAAGGGCGAGGAATTAGACCCTGATCAGATCGCCCACGTGATCCTGAAGGAAAAGAGCAAAGACAACTCGCGCATCCCCCGCTGGCTGAACATGCTCCAGCCGGTGATTTCCGGAAGCTACACCGCGGACAACCTCGACTATGTCCTGCGCGATTCCTACATGTGCGGCGTCGCCGTCGGTCCCGTGGATCTCAGCCGCCTCATTCACTACACGATCATCACCGACAAGGGCTTCACGATTCACAAGACCGGCCTCCCCGCGCTGCAGATGTTTCTCAACACCCGCATGTATCTGTACTCGAACGTCTATTTCCACCGGACGACGAGGGCTATCGACATTCACTTGCGCGACATCTTCGGCGACACGATGAAGCTGCTCTTCCCCCACGACCCACGCAAGAAGATGGATGAGTACATCACGCTGACCGACTGGTCGCTCCTGGAACAGGTGCGGAACTGGAAGACCTCGCGCCATGCGGCGGAACGGCGGTTGGGCGACGAATGGTCGCGCATCCTCGGCCGCGACATCAAATGGAAGATGGCCTACAGTACGGTGCTCAAGGAAAAGGGGCAGGAGCGGGGGATGGATTTCCCCAGCCACGAGCATTTTGAAAAGCAGATCAGGAAGGAACTGTCGGCTCCGTTGCAGAAGACCGCCTTCCGCGTCGACATGGCACCGCTCGATCCCCGACCGGACCCGAAGGATCGCCGCGGCAATCCTCTTTACGTCTACGACCCAGGGACCAAAGGAGTCTCGACCGATCCGCTCGAAGAATTTCTGGATCTTCTTCCCACCAGGCTCATCCAGTTCCGCATCTATACCCTCGGCCACGAACAGGACGCCGCCCTCTCCCGCGCTGCCGCCACTGTCCTCAATAAAACGCCCTCAAGTCTCGAGACGAACTTCTAG